One Triticum dicoccoides isolate Atlit2015 ecotype Zavitan chromosome 5B, WEW_v2.0, whole genome shotgun sequence genomic window carries:
- the LOC119306580 gene encoding uncharacterized protein LOC119306580 yields MGEDTINIEDMYQRNYKVKLVKASAMTFLCGSGWQEFVITHDIDDGDRVCFHFKEDLVTMIAFVYRDKLVWRDGKKVLATNEVQPTYMKGLVRSFKMEMSSTDINCMLTLNRSITEELCLPREGEVTLINRRGDVKVEGGYSISADDGCLGLTYGWKDFLERFPIPIRSIIEVNVVKENNKLIMYFLLLEVDV; encoded by the exons ATGGGTGAAGATACGATAAATATTGAAGATATGTATCAAAGAAATTACAAAGTTAAACTTGTAAAAGCTTCTGCAATGACGTTTCTGTGTGGAAGTGGGTGGCAAGAATTTGTGATTACTCATGATATTGATGATGGTGATCGAGTTTGTTTCCACTTCAAAGAAGACTTGGTGACCATGATTGCATTTGTTTACCGAGATAAGCTTGTATGGCGTGATGGAAAGAAGGTTCTTG CGACAAATGAAGTTCAACCAACTTACATGAAAGGGCTTGTCCGTTCTTTCAAAATGGAGATGAGTAGCACTGACATCAATTGCATGCTT ACACTTAACAGGTCTATTACTGAAGAACTATGCTTGCCAAGAGAAGGTGAAGTTACACTTATCAATCGCAGAGGTGATGTTAAAGTGGAAGGTGGATACTCCATTTCTGCTGATGATGGTTGTCTTGGTTTGACATATGGCTGGAAGGATTTTCTTGAAAGATTTCCAATTCCAATTAGATCTATCATTGAAGTGAATGTGGTGAAAGAGAATAATAAGTTGATCATGTACTTCCTACTGCTGGAGGTAGATGTGTAG